In a single window of the Desulfatiglans anilini DSM 4660 genome:
- a CDS encoding glycine cleavage system protein H, with amino-acid sequence MGHTWMRIEKGGRLRVGIDDFAGKVLGPAQRIELPPEGSTLRLDRRAWRIRRNGNRADFLGPATGKVFMVNREALEHPELVAEDPYDKGWLLVLDPLTPYIDPTRVRKGQESRRWLDGEVKKLLELLGPEYERLAATGGEPVKDLFGHFPELGWDRLVKTFLRTDA; translated from the coding sequence GTGGGCCACACCTGGATGCGCATCGAAAAGGGCGGACGTCTGCGGGTCGGGATCGACGACTTCGCCGGCAAGGTCCTCGGTCCGGCCCAACGGATCGAACTGCCGCCCGAAGGATCCACGCTCCGCCTGGACCGCCGCGCTTGGCGTATCCGGCGCAACGGGAACCGCGCGGACTTCCTGGGGCCGGCGACCGGCAAGGTCTTCATGGTGAACCGCGAGGCCCTCGAACACCCTGAACTCGTCGCGGAGGACCCGTACGACAAGGGCTGGCTCCTGGTCCTCGACCCGTTGACCCCTTACATCGACCCGACGCGGGTCCGCAAAGGGCAGGAGAGCCGCCGATGGCTGGACGGCGAGGTGAAGAAACTGCTCGAACTCTTGGGCCCGGAATACGAACGACTGGCCGCGACCGGCGGCGAGCCGGTGAAGGACCTCTTCGGCCACTTCCCCGAGCTCGGCTGGGACCGGCTCGTCAAGACCTTCCTCAGGACGGATGCCTGA
- a CDS encoding glycine cleavage system protein H — translation MNENMTNHREGGDLPGFKVLADQCVWMKAGVVNFRTCDRGYDCFNCPFDRAMRAAMDAQKPRSAGARPLGWPAAMRSRYLGRQKPCVYFLDQRSGAPEACLRDYDCDSCPVELALGYEPLRQSIAARRDEQQSGAAQAEERPLGFPFPNHECVWMKAGIIGMHLCDNDYDCYHCEFDRSMRAAMLEGPPKAGDAVLTAIGAAVEPVIRPCIYALIGRTDAPPLCASNYACHECPTHRAIAGEKTCKPRPIERPASRNVTGYPVADGYYYHFGHTWVHVIHGGCVRVGVDGFVGKLLGPIDGVEIPAPGSDLERTRAGWVLSHGGHRAPVLCPLTGRILAVNPKVVEAPATVSDDPYGDGWLFQMEPYDLKHEAQSLYSGAEAALWIEHDARELVSMLGPGYEKLSATGGEVVSDIYGHFPELGWDPLVRTFLRTAGPDAHAG, via the coding sequence ATGAACGAGAATATGACAAACCACAGAGAAGGCGGAGATCTTCCAGGGTTCAAGGTGCTGGCGGACCAATGCGTCTGGATGAAGGCCGGGGTGGTCAACTTCCGCACCTGCGACCGCGGCTACGATTGCTTCAACTGTCCTTTCGACAGGGCCATGCGGGCCGCCATGGACGCCCAGAAACCGCGCAGCGCCGGCGCACGGCCGCTTGGCTGGCCGGCCGCCATGCGCAGCCGGTATCTCGGACGGCAAAAACCCTGCGTGTATTTCCTCGATCAACGGAGCGGCGCACCCGAGGCCTGTCTGCGCGACTATGACTGTGACAGCTGCCCGGTCGAACTCGCGCTCGGCTACGAACCGCTCCGGCAGTCCATCGCCGCTCGCCGCGATGAACAGCAGTCCGGTGCGGCCCAGGCGGAAGAGCGGCCGCTCGGCTTTCCCTTTCCCAACCACGAATGCGTCTGGATGAAGGCCGGCATCATCGGCATGCACCTCTGCGACAACGACTACGACTGCTACCACTGCGAGTTCGACCGGAGCATGCGCGCGGCCATGCTCGAAGGTCCGCCGAAGGCCGGGGACGCCGTCCTGACCGCCATCGGCGCCGCCGTCGAGCCGGTCATCCGGCCCTGCATCTATGCCCTGATCGGCCGCACGGACGCCCCGCCGCTGTGCGCCTCCAACTACGCCTGCCACGAGTGCCCGACGCACCGCGCCATCGCCGGTGAAAAAACCTGCAAGCCGCGCCCCATCGAGCGCCCGGCCAGCCGGAATGTCACCGGCTACCCGGTCGCCGACGGCTACTACTACCACTTCGGCCATACCTGGGTGCATGTCATCCACGGCGGCTGCGTGCGGGTCGGCGTGGACGGCTTCGTCGGCAAGCTCCTCGGGCCGATCGACGGCGTGGAGATCCCGGCACCGGGCTCCGATCTCGAACGGACCCGCGCCGGCTGGGTGCTGTCCCACGGCGGCCACCGCGCCCCGGTCCTCTGCCCGTTGACGGGCAGGATCCTGGCGGTGAATCCGAAGGTGGTCGAAGCGCCTGCGACCGTCTCCGACGACCCCTACGGCGATGGCTGGCTCTTCCAGATGGAGCCCTACGATCTGAAGCATGAGGCCCAGAGCCTCTACTCGGGTGCGGAGGCCGCGCTCTGGATAGAGCACGACGCCCGTGAACTGGTGTCGATGCTGGGTCCGGGCTACGAAAAACTCTCGGCCACCGGCGGCGAGGTCGTTTCCGACATCTACGGCCATTTCCCCGAGCTTGGCTGGGATCCCCTGGTGCGCACCTTTCTGCGGACCGCCGGTCCGGACGCGCACGCCGGGTGA
- a CDS encoding DUF5320 domain-containing protein gives MPGFDGTGPWGEGPMTGGGHGYCNPAGAGYGYGPGYGAGYGYGRGRGYRAGGGAGWGRGYGRGFGRAGVYGGAYGPAPYGRYAPPYGASYPMSSQDEVAMLKEQARMVKAELDAITKRMEELHQEETQS, from the coding sequence ATGCCAGGATTCGACGGAACAGGGCCCTGGGGCGAAGGCCCCATGACGGGCGGTGGACACGGCTACTGCAACCCGGCCGGGGCCGGCTACGGTTATGGTCCGGGCTATGGTGCCGGTTACGGCTACGGGCGTGGGCGGGGCTATCGCGCGGGCGGCGGCGCCGGCTGGGGCCGGGGCTACGGCCGCGGCTTCGGCCGGGCCGGGGTCTACGGCGGGGCCTATGGCCCGGCGCCTTACGGACGCTATGCTCCTCCGTACGGCGCCTCTTACCCGATGAGCAGCCAGGATGAGGTCGCCATGCTCAAGGAGCAGGCGCGCATGGTCAAGGCCGAACTGGACGCGATCACGAAACGCATGGAGGAATTGCATCAGGAAGAAACCCAATCTTGA
- a CDS encoding pyridoxamine 5'-phosphate oxidase family protein has product MAKMTKEMQEMFNRAGLKQLATADKKGVPNVVPINFMKLLDDETILASAVFMTKTFSNIKENPVCAISVWEGFAGYQFKGSATIHTEGPIFNDTAAWTEEEGKKLGLPLKSKGAVVIKITDIFSVSPGPDAGKKIA; this is encoded by the coding sequence ATGGCAAAGATGACGAAGGAAATGCAGGAGATGTTCAACCGCGCGGGGCTCAAACAGTTGGCGACCGCCGACAAGAAGGGGGTTCCCAACGTGGTTCCCATCAATTTCATGAAGCTTCTGGATGACGAGACGATCCTCGCCTCGGCTGTCTTCATGACGAAGACGTTCAGCAACATCAAGGAAAATCCGGTCTGTGCCATCTCCGTCTGGGAAGGCTTCGCCGGCTACCAGTTCAAAGGTTCGGCCACCATCCATACCGAGGGACCGATCTTCAACGACACCGCCGCCTGGACGGAGGAAGAGGGCAAAAAGCTGGGCCTTCCGCTCAAATCCAAGGGCGCGGTGGTGATCAAGATCACAGATATCTTTTCGGTTTCTCCCGGACCGGACGCCGGTAAAAAGATCGCTTAG
- a CDS encoding CNNM domain-containing protein — MLELVLIVLFVLIVSGGCSVFEAVLLSVPRRFIEAKVQSGNRHWRVFRALRAEPDAPIAAILSVNTIAHTAGAAFAGSAAAAVFGQAYLGWFSAVFTILVLTLSEILPKTIGVVYGRSIGGFCGYIIRSMVVVMAPFIWVSSLLTHWVSKGKTADVVTADEIRTLARLSRQCGGIKGYQEATIERILTLHEKQVRHVMTPRTVVFSLCAHLTVEEVCSQEKRWEHSRFPVYDQGSEDIVGIVLTKELFMAFAADRKESRLEDLMHPVHFVVETAPLNKLLTEFLQLRQHLFVVLDEYGGISGVVSLEDILEEILGSEIVDESDQVPDKRTLAKKRSTT, encoded by the coding sequence ATGCTCGAGCTTGTATTGATCGTCCTGTTCGTGCTGATTGTTTCAGGGGGCTGCTCCGTTTTCGAAGCGGTCCTCCTTTCAGTCCCCCGCCGCTTCATCGAGGCCAAAGTCCAGTCCGGCAACCGCCACTGGCGGGTGTTCCGGGCTCTTCGCGCTGAACCGGATGCGCCCATTGCGGCCATCCTTTCGGTCAACACGATTGCGCACACCGCGGGCGCGGCCTTCGCGGGCTCGGCCGCTGCAGCCGTCTTCGGGCAGGCATATCTCGGGTGGTTTTCCGCGGTCTTCACCATCCTCGTCCTGACCCTTTCGGAGATCCTTCCCAAAACGATCGGCGTCGTGTACGGAAGGTCGATCGGCGGCTTTTGCGGGTATATCATCCGGTCGATGGTGGTCGTCATGGCGCCGTTCATCTGGGTGAGCTCCCTACTGACCCATTGGGTTTCGAAGGGGAAGACCGCCGACGTCGTGACCGCCGACGAGATCCGCACCCTGGCTCGGCTGAGCCGTCAGTGCGGAGGCATCAAAGGATACCAGGAGGCGACGATCGAGCGCATCCTGACCCTGCACGAAAAGCAGGTGAGGCATGTCATGACGCCCCGCACCGTCGTGTTTTCGCTGTGCGCGCACCTGACGGTGGAAGAGGTCTGCAGTCAAGAGAAACGCTGGGAGCACAGCCGCTTTCCGGTCTATGACCAGGGTTCCGAAGATATCGTGGGGATTGTCCTCACCAAGGAACTTTTCATGGCCTTCGCCGCCGACCGGAAGGAGTCGCGTCTGGAGGATCTGATGCACCCGGTGCATTTTGTTGTCGAAACAGCACCTTTGAATAAACTGTTGACCGAGTTTCTCCAGCTGCGGCAGCATCTGTTCGTCGTACTGGACGAATACGGAGGGATTTCCGGGGTCGTGAGCCTCGAAGATATCCTCGAAGAGATCCTCGGAAGCGAGATTGTCGATGAATCGGATCAGGTGCCCGACAAGCGCACGCTCGCCAAAAAGCGCAGCACGACGTGA
- the xdhA gene encoding xanthine dehydrogenase subunit XdhA produces MAFVGTSVSRVDARAKATGRARYVDDIALPGMLHARLLRSRIASGWVKWIDTARAEAIPGVRAVVTYRDVPSHTFPTAGHPFSLDPSRRDIADRHLLTQRIRFYGDEIAAVVAVDEATAERALDEITVEYEERPPLLDMTAARESGTPEIHEGTGNLLQRSDYSFGDVDAALKAADVTVKGRYVTQVVHPCALENHGAVAALDPQGCVVVYTSTQIPHICRRIIGQALGIPWGKVRVIRPSVGGGFGGKQDAVVEPLAAFLTTIVGGRPVKLVLPREDTFVGTRVRHAMELALKSGVRADGTLTFRVLDAHSMNGAYASHGHAIVSKSGTLFRQMYASDAIRFESATVYTNTPTAGAMRGYGAPQVIFATESHMDDIALALGMDPVRLREINLHPEGAVDPSDKVMEHTAALAECLRKGRELIGWEAKRSAGRTTGLKRRGVGMACFCYPTGIYPAGLEVGAARIVLNQDGSVQLQVGAAEIGQGSDTALSQIAADALGIPIDMVHIPWEQDTDRSPYDPGAYASRQTSVSGTAVKQAAEAVKAAVLDRAQTMTGSAASTLDIADGWVVERRAGARLVPVVDVALDSYYNPDTASRIAADVSCNVKTNALAFGCTFVEVEVDTETGRVAILELYNVHDSGRIVNPVAAEGQVQGGVQMGLGYALWEQLLFDRKTGRTLNPNLADYKIMTAIDYPAVSAFFLQTDESTAPCGNKALGEPPIVSVAPAVRNAILHATGIKIDTLPITPERLFFALRDRGSTLPLTP; encoded by the coding sequence ATGGCTTTTGTGGGGACGAGTGTCTCGAGGGTGGACGCCCGAGCGAAGGCGACCGGACGGGCCAGGTATGTCGATGATATTGCACTGCCGGGGATGCTGCATGCGAGGCTCCTGCGGAGCCGCATCGCCAGCGGGTGGGTGAAGTGGATCGATACCGCCCGGGCGGAAGCGATCCCGGGCGTGCGGGCGGTCGTCACGTATCGGGATGTTCCATCGCACACTTTTCCGACGGCGGGCCATCCGTTCAGCCTGGACCCGTCACGTCGAGACATCGCCGACAGGCACCTTTTGACGCAGCGCATCCGCTTTTACGGGGATGAGATCGCGGCCGTCGTAGCGGTCGACGAAGCGACGGCGGAACGCGCCCTCGATGAGATCACTGTGGAATACGAGGAGCGGCCGCCGCTCCTGGATATGACGGCCGCCCGGGAGTCCGGAACTCCTGAGATCCACGAGGGCACCGGCAACCTCCTGCAGAGGAGCGATTATTCATTCGGCGATGTGGATGCGGCGCTAAAGGCGGCCGATGTCACCGTCAAGGGGAGATACGTGACCCAGGTGGTCCATCCCTGCGCACTGGAAAATCACGGCGCGGTGGCCGCCCTGGACCCGCAGGGGTGCGTCGTCGTCTACACATCGACCCAGATTCCCCACATCTGCCGCCGGATCATAGGCCAGGCGCTGGGCATCCCCTGGGGGAAGGTGCGGGTGATCAGGCCTTCGGTCGGCGGTGGCTTCGGCGGCAAACAGGATGCCGTTGTGGAACCACTGGCAGCCTTTCTGACGACGATCGTCGGCGGGCGGCCTGTCAAACTCGTGCTGCCGCGCGAGGACACCTTCGTCGGCACCCGCGTCCGGCATGCCATGGAACTCGCCCTCAAGAGCGGCGTGAGGGCCGACGGAACCCTGACGTTCCGTGTCCTCGATGCCCATTCGATGAACGGGGCCTACGCCTCCCATGGCCATGCCATCGTCTCCAAGAGCGGGACCCTTTTTCGGCAGATGTATGCGTCCGATGCCATTCGCTTCGAAAGCGCCACGGTTTACACGAACACGCCCACCGCCGGGGCCATGCGCGGCTATGGCGCGCCGCAGGTCATTTTCGCGACCGAATCCCACATGGACGACATCGCCCTCGCGCTGGGCATGGACCCGGTGCGGCTTCGCGAAATCAACCTGCACCCGGAAGGCGCCGTCGATCCGTCCGACAAAGTCATGGAGCACACGGCCGCCCTGGCCGAATGCCTCCGCAAAGGAAGGGAGTTGATCGGATGGGAGGCGAAGCGAAGCGCCGGCCGCACAACCGGCCTCAAGCGGCGTGGCGTCGGGATGGCCTGCTTCTGCTACCCGACGGGCATCTATCCCGCCGGATTGGAGGTGGGCGCCGCGCGTATCGTCCTGAACCAGGACGGCTCGGTCCAACTCCAGGTCGGCGCTGCTGAGATCGGGCAGGGGAGCGATACGGCCCTTTCCCAGATTGCCGCCGACGCCCTCGGCATCCCCATCGACATGGTGCACATCCCATGGGAACAGGACACGGACAGGTCGCCCTACGACCCGGGGGCCTATGCATCGCGCCAGACCTCCGTTTCGGGGACGGCGGTGAAACAGGCGGCGGAGGCCGTGAAGGCCGCGGTGCTGGACCGTGCGCAGACCATGACCGGGTCCGCCGCCTCCACGTTGGACATCGCCGACGGATGGGTGGTCGAGCGCCGCGCGGGCGCCCGGCTCGTGCCCGTCGTGGACGTTGCCCTCGACAGCTACTACAATCCGGACACGGCCTCCCGCATCGCCGCCGATGTGAGCTGCAACGTGAAGACCAACGCGCTCGCGTTCGGCTGCACCTTTGTCGAGGTCGAAGTGGATACGGAGACCGGCAGGGTGGCTATACTCGAGCTTTACAACGTCCATGACTCCGGACGGATCGTCAACCCGGTGGCGGCCGAAGGGCAGGTCCAGGGAGGCGTTCAGATGGGCCTGGGCTACGCCTTGTGGGAGCAGTTGTTGTTCGACCGGAAAACCGGGCGCACCTTGAACCCGAATTTGGCGGATTACAAGATCATGACCGCCATCGATTACCCGGCTGTAAGCGCATTTTTCCTTCAAACGGACGAGTCCACGGCGCCTTGTGGAAACAAGGCCCTCGGGGAGCCTCCGATCGTCTCCGTCGCACCTGCCGTCCGAAACGCGATTCTTCATGCGACCGGGATCAAGATCGACACGCTGCCTATCACCCCCGAGCGCCTTTTCTTCGCTCTACGGGATCGAGGTTCCACCTTGCCCCTGACTCCATGA
- a CDS encoding metal-dependent transcriptional regulator produces MGNARTRENSTERPLTSVMEDYLEAIFDLSQDKRIIRVKDIARRMDVKMPTVTSMLKTLNERCMVHYEKYEYVELTEEGVSVGREMRRRHEILREFLTEILRVDFATADEDACKMEHALSPAALDSLTDFIEFIRTCPRTGESWLNYFEEYRLHGRRPEKCQSRSTSFSCEFKHQLDSEEGDRQ; encoded by the coding sequence ATGGGAAACGCCCGTACCAGAGAAAATTCCACAGAGAGGCCTTTGACATCCGTCATGGAAGATTATCTGGAGGCGATCTTCGATCTCAGCCAGGACAAGAGGATTATCCGGGTCAAGGATATCGCCAGACGGATGGATGTCAAGATGCCCACTGTTACGAGCATGCTGAAGACGCTAAATGAGCGCTGCATGGTTCATTACGAGAAATATGAATATGTGGAACTGACCGAGGAGGGGGTCAGTGTCGGAAGAGAAATGCGGCGGCGGCACGAAATCCTGCGGGAGTTTTTGACCGAAATCCTCCGAGTCGACTTCGCCACAGCGGACGAAGACGCCTGCAAAATGGAGCACGCACTGAGCCCCGCCGCACTGGACAGCTTGACCGACTTCATCGAGTTTATCCGCACATGTCCGCGAACGGGAGAAAGCTGGCTGAACTACTTCGAGGAATACCGCCTGCACGGGCGTCGACCTGAAAAATGTCAGTCACGCAGCACTTCCTTTTCTTGTGAATTCAAGCACCAGCTCGACTCCGAAGAGGGTGACCGGCAATGA
- a CDS encoding FeoA family protein, which produces MTLNEMKPGGACRIRRLLAGNKLGQRLLDMGIYPGLQVRVIRNAPLEDPMELELGGYFISLRHEEARFVEVEPR; this is translated from the coding sequence ATGACACTGAATGAAATGAAGCCCGGGGGTGCATGCCGGATCAGGCGATTGCTGGCCGGAAACAAATTGGGACAGAGGCTTTTGGATATGGGGATTTATCCGGGGCTGCAGGTGCGTGTAATTCGCAACGCCCCTCTTGAAGACCCCATGGAACTCGAACTGGGCGGTTATTTCATCAGCCTCCGCCACGAAGAAGCCCGTTTCGTCGAAGTGGAACCGCGATGA
- the feoB gene encoding ferrous iron transport protein B — translation MRTSRKRLVALVGQPNCGKSTLFNALTGASQHVANYPGVTVDKMTGWYKHDGARVKVVDLPGTYSLTSFSPEERVSRDFILHERPSAVVNVADASNLIRCLYLTFQLIEMNIPLILNLNMMDVAEKRGIKIDAGRLADRLGIRVFPTSMKSGRGKAALVEAIAALSGEVEPAKGARIDYGKMEPFLRKIREKLTSETTLGENYPVRWLAIKLMEGDAEAQRLVEENHPAPAVFLESVAQNWAVFTAHSDEMPEIHIANRRYQTAGEIAASSIEPPSMAARPLSDTIDRFVCHRVLGPAILIGVIWLLYYLSIVQGYRLTGLTWPLLAGLRDLVEGAAPAPGFIDIPLMRSFALWFVDSINALLNYIPIFFILFSCIAILEDSGYMPRMAFIMDRVFNRFGLHGQSTLPMVLGGIYVGGCAVPGVMACKGIPDERSRLATILVIPLLNCLAKVPLYVLLINLYFAAHAAWAMFFISTISLLLVLPIAKILTLTVLKDKETAPFVMEMPPYHLPTLRGVLGPAVERVWLFLRKISTIVAAVAVVLFALLQFPGLSSERTDHYRNQKEAALESFFKGIRGTPYAQDLQDEERIMDLILYGDAYRNARMKASGQGAMESLAEEFKRRDPLYFQIVQPGGDRDARQVNRAFKELHQTRRELLQTMRKERIDNSLLGWLGKRLEPFTRAAGFNWRINVALLSALAAKESSVATLGALYEQEESGETLEQRMAREEGELTSLHALALMLFMVLYPPCLAAGIAVKIQAGALKWMLFSMIYPMALGLGVASLVYSGGKTLRLSGLEAMFAFYGLALAFTVLMGLFKNKTHYE, via the coding sequence ATGAGGACCTCCAGAAAACGACTCGTAGCGCTCGTTGGGCAGCCCAATTGCGGTAAGTCCACACTCTTCAACGCGCTGACGGGCGCAAGCCAGCATGTCGCGAATTACCCCGGTGTCACCGTCGACAAGATGACCGGGTGGTACAAGCACGACGGCGCAAGAGTGAAAGTGGTGGACCTGCCCGGCACCTACAGCCTTACGTCCTTTTCTCCGGAGGAAAGGGTATCGCGGGATTTTATCCTGCATGAACGACCTTCGGCGGTGGTCAATGTGGCGGATGCCTCGAACCTGATACGCTGCCTCTATCTCACCTTCCAACTGATAGAGATGAATATCCCGCTCATCCTGAATCTGAACATGATGGACGTAGCAGAAAAGCGCGGGATCAAGATCGATGCCGGACGGCTTGCCGACAGGCTCGGAATCCGTGTCTTTCCCACCTCGATGAAATCCGGCCGTGGAAAGGCCGCACTGGTCGAAGCGATAGCTGCCCTTTCCGGGGAGGTCGAACCCGCAAAAGGAGCGCGCATCGACTATGGGAAGATGGAGCCGTTTCTGCGCAAGATACGGGAAAAGCTCACATCCGAGACCACTCTCGGGGAAAACTACCCCGTTCGATGGCTGGCTATCAAACTGATGGAAGGGGACGCAGAAGCCCAGCGGCTGGTCGAGGAAAACCACCCTGCCCCGGCGGTCTTCTTGGAATCCGTGGCACAGAACTGGGCGGTTTTTACCGCACACTCCGATGAAATGCCCGAGATTCATATCGCCAACCGCCGCTATCAGACAGCCGGCGAAATCGCGGCATCATCCATCGAACCTCCGTCAATGGCCGCCCGCCCCCTGTCCGACACCATTGACCGGTTCGTGTGCCACAGGGTGCTGGGGCCGGCGATCCTCATCGGGGTTATCTGGCTCCTCTACTACCTTTCGATCGTCCAGGGATATCGTCTCACCGGGCTTACCTGGCCGCTTCTGGCAGGGTTGCGCGATCTGGTGGAGGGCGCCGCACCTGCGCCGGGTTTCATCGACATTCCCTTGATGCGGTCTTTCGCGCTCTGGTTCGTGGACAGCATCAATGCGCTTTTGAACTACATTCCCATATTTTTCATCCTTTTCAGCTGCATCGCCATCCTCGAGGACAGCGGATACATGCCGCGCATGGCCTTTATCATGGACCGGGTGTTCAACCGCTTCGGCCTGCATGGACAATCCACCCTGCCGATGGTCCTGGGGGGCATTTATGTTGGGGGCTGCGCCGTGCCGGGTGTCATGGCTTGCAAGGGGATTCCCGACGAACGTTCACGCCTGGCGACCATCCTCGTCATTCCGCTCCTCAACTGCCTCGCCAAGGTGCCGCTTTACGTACTTCTGATCAACCTGTACTTCGCCGCCCACGCCGCCTGGGCCATGTTTTTCATCTCCACGATCAGCCTCCTGCTGGTGCTGCCCATTGCCAAAATATTGACCCTAACCGTCCTGAAGGACAAGGAAACGGCGCCGTTCGTCATGGAAATGCCGCCCTATCATCTGCCTACGCTGCGAGGCGTTCTGGGACCGGCGGTGGAGCGGGTATGGCTCTTTCTGCGCAAGATCAGCACCATCGTGGCAGCCGTCGCCGTGGTCCTTTTCGCGCTGCTGCAGTTTCCAGGGCTAAGCAGCGAAAGGACGGACCACTATCGCAACCAGAAAGAGGCTGCCCTGGAGTCCTTCTTCAAGGGGATCAGAGGCACCCCGTACGCCCAAGACCTACAAGACGAGGAGCGCATCATGGATCTCATCCTGTATGGGGATGCGTACAGAAATGCCCGGATGAAGGCTTCCGGCCAGGGGGCGATGGAATCCCTCGCGGAGGAATTCAAGCGCCGTGATCCCCTGTATTTCCAAATTGTTCAGCCGGGAGGAGACAGGGATGCCCGGCAGGTGAACCGGGCTTTCAAGGAGCTCCACCAAACGCGTAGAGAGCTCTTGCAGACGATGCGCAAGGAGCGGATCGACAACAGCCTTCTGGGATGGCTCGGAAAGCGGCTGGAGCCCTTCACGCGCGCGGCCGGTTTCAACTGGCGTATCAATGTCGCGCTCCTCAGCGCACTTGCGGCCAAAGAAAGCAGCGTGGCCACCCTGGGGGCGCTGTACGAGCAAGAAGAGAGCGGTGAGACCCTCGAGCAGCGAATGGCAAGGGAGGAAGGCGAACTGACCTCGCTCCACGCCCTGGCATTGATGCTGTTCATGGTGCTCTATCCGCCGTGCCTTGCCGCCGGCATCGCGGTGAAGATCCAGGCGGGCGCCTTGAAGTGGATGCTCTTTTCGATGATCTACCCGATGGCGCTCGGACTGGGGGTCGCGAGCCTGGTCTATTCAGGAGGAAAGACCTTGAGGCTTTCCGGCCTTGAAGCCATGTTCGCATTCTATGGGCTGGCCCTGGCTTTTACTGTCCTTATGGGCCTTTTCAAAAACAAAACACACTACGAATGA